The nucleotide sequence ACCCACTCGCTCCAGCATTTGCCTGACCTGCCCCTCTGCCTCTGAAGGGGACGCCAGGTGATGAATTAATAATGGGTCAGCAATCCCTTCTCCGACCGTCATCATTGGATTCAGACAGGCATGGGGGTCTTGAAACACCATCTGCATCTGCCGCCGTTGCTGACGGAGCGCCTGCCGCCCCATGCCGGTCAACGTCTTCCCCAAAAACTCTACCGTCCCGGCGGTTGGACGAATCAGTTGCAGAATGGTGCGGGAGAGCGTACTCTTACCGCAACCCGACTCCCCCACCAGCCCCAGGGTTTCTCCCGGATAGAGTTCCAGGGTAATGTTGTCCACGGCTTTAATGGTCCGGTCGTCTCTGGACAGGAGCCGGGCCACAAAATTCTGCTCCAGGGTGTAGTGCTGTTTCAGGTTCTGGAGGCGCAGCAGAGGAGTCAGGGACGCCGTCAGGGATGCAGGAGTTGAGCCAGGCTTTTCCTTCTTTTTCCCACCGTTCCCACTCTGCAAGTGGAGTGCAGCCTGCAATAGCGATCGCGTGTACTGGTGTTGCGGTTGTTGCAAAACAGCCGCTGTCTGCCCAACTTCTACAAACCTGCCGTCATACATCACCGCAATCCGATCGCAATACTCCCCAATCATCGCCAGATCATGGGAGATGACCAGCAGTGCCATGTGGCGCTCATCGCAAAGGCGGGTAAGCTCCTGCAAAATTTGGGCTGAGACGGTCACATCCAGACTGGTGGTTGGTTCGTCTGCCACAATCAGCTTTGGATTCAGCAATAATGCCAGCGCGATCGCTACCCGTTGCCGCATTCCTCCACTGAATTCATGGGGATACTGTGCCCACCGGCTGGCAGGAATTTTGACTGCCTCCAGCATTTCCAGTGCCCGTTCCTTTGCCTGGCGTTGAGAAAGCTGCGGCTGGTGCGATCGCAATGTTTCCAGACAATGCTCCCCAACCGTCATTAACGGATTCAGCCGGGTCATGGGATCCTGGAAAATCAGTGCCACCGCCTCTCCTCGAAACCGCCGCAATTCAACTGGCGAAAGATCAAAGACGGATTGACCGTCAAACATCACGGCCCCTTCAACGCGGGTGTCTTCTGGCAGCAGTCGCATCACTGCCCGTCCCAAGGTAGACTTGCCACAGCCTGACTCTCCTACCAGTCCCAGCTTTTCCCCTGGACGCAAGCTAAACGAAACATTGTCAACCGCCCACAGCGTTTGCCCCGTCCCCCGCTGCGGATAAGCCACCCTCAACTGTTCAACCTCAAGCAACAAATCCCTCATTTTCCCTCACCCCACCATTCGAGAACGCCAGAGGCGAACACCCCTCTCTCTTCGCTAACCACCAACCACCAACCACTAAATTACTGATCAAACCTCCGCATCAAGTAAGCAACCCCAAAGTCCCCATTTGGGTGCTG is from Leptothermofonsia sichuanensis E412 and encodes:
- a CDS encoding dipeptide ABC transporter ATP-binding protein, with translation MLEVEQLRVAYPQRGTGQTLWAVDNVSFSLRPGEKLGLVGESGCGKSTLGRAVMRLLPEDTRVEGAVMFDGQSVFDLSPVELRRFRGEAVALIFQDPMTRLNPLMTVGEHCLETLRSHQPQLSQRQAKERALEMLEAVKIPASRWAQYPHEFSGGMRQRVAIALALLLNPKLIVADEPTTSLDVTVSAQILQELTRLCDERHMALLVISHDLAMIGEYCDRIAVMYDGRFVEVGQTAAVLQQPQHQYTRSLLQAALHLQSGNGGKKKEKPGSTPASLTASLTPLLRLQNLKQHYTLEQNFVARLLSRDDRTIKAVDNITLELYPGETLGLVGESGCGKSTLSRTILQLIRPTAGTVEFLGKTLTGMGRQALRQQRRQMQMVFQDPHACLNPMMTVGEGIADPLLIHHLASPSEAEGQVRQMLERVGLLPVEEFYHRYPAELSGGQQQRVAIARALITRPQLLICDEPVSMLDASVQTQVLELMRELKQEFNLTYLFITHDLWVARFFCDRIAVMNAGKIVELGQTQDIFNHPQHPYTQTLLQAAPLLSKQNL